In Phoenix dactylifera cultivar Barhee BC4 chromosome 11, palm_55x_up_171113_PBpolish2nd_filt_p, whole genome shotgun sequence, the following are encoded in one genomic region:
- the LOC103709531 gene encoding uncharacterized protein LOC103709531: METGGDRGKEVVEIHDDEESTVGINQPAENKRPRPTLDLNEEVAGNGREEKEQKGCESGERTTETEGGRSSSDSSSTNNDCAKNNGGSEEWRTSVRKYHRSKMPRLRWTPDLHLAFVNAVERLGGQERATPKWVLQMMNVRGLSIAHVKSHLQMYRSKKLDNSKQGKSIFPSSVLSLVDASRPRDHISNLFYQRTVSSQPLRMESGVTFSQKNDLEEYRCYHLLQRQQPQQTNDLKNFHSRHQDWAFNQKMSSSIRQIKDQGQARGLSHVLNFRKDEQPSTSHLFDARDAITENLNARAAHQFLWERRWLSGDMTISQGINTRAIGTYDWIGRNSRLVPTASPFNLASTSSTSKRNTSISFFDYYESKTIQTEPNSREPTVISDSLKPHFDTPHWLELQKNPTYQPKHKFEDIYEKCDTPTADMEKLIVARERDWTPNLQLSLNNSHDGAGGRKGLEAGKVDNFLSLSPPHPMSENQVESFKMERDAAKTEIQFFPTESSK; the protein is encoded by the exons ATGGAGACGGGAGGAGACAGGGGGAAGGAGGTGGTGGAGATCCATGACGATGAAGAGAGTACAGTGGGGATAAATCAACCTGCGGAGAATAAGAGACCACGGCCAACACTTGACCTCAACGAGGAAGTGGCAGGAAAtgggagagaagagaaggaacagAAAGGTTGTGAAAGTGGGGAGAGAACCACCGAGACTGAGGGTGGGAGGAGCTCCAGCGATAGCAGCAGCACGAATAACGACTGCGCCAAGAACAACGGAGGGAGTGAGGAGTGGAGGACCAGCGTGAGGAAGTACCATCGATCCAAAATGCCAAGGCTGCGGTGGACCCCCGATCTCCACCTTGCCTTTGTGAACGCTGTTGAGAGACTAGGTGGTCAAGAAA GAGCAACTCCAAAGTGGGTTCTTCAGATGATGAATGTGAGGGGGCTGAGTATTGCTCATGTAAAGAGTCACTTGCAG ATGTACCGAAGCAAAAAGCTAGATAATTCGAAGCAAGGAAAGAGCATCTTCCCTTCATCAG TGCTATCATTGGTGGATGCTAGTAGGCCAAGAGATCACATTTCCAATTTATTTTACCAAAGAACTGTTTCAAGTCAGCCCCTCAGAATGGAGAGTGGAGTCACTTTCTCCCAGAAGAATGATCTGGAGGAATACAGGTGCTACCATCTTTTGCAACGACAGCAGCCCCAACAGACTAATGATCTCAAGAACTTCCATTCTAG GCACCAGGACTGGGCTTTCAACCAGAAAATGTCATCAAGTATTCGACAAATTAAGGATCAAGGACAGGCGAGAGGTTTGAGTCATGTTCTAAACTTTAGGAAGGATGAGCAGCCATCGACATCCCATTTATTTGATGCGAGGGATGCAATCACTGAAAATTTGAATGCCAGAGCAGCACACCAATTTCTTTGGGAGAGAAGGTGGCTATCAGGCGATATGACTATCAGTCAAGGAATAAACACAAGGGCCATTGGAACATATGATTGGATCGGTAGGAACTCCAGGCTTGTTCCCACTGCTAGTCCTTTTAATCTGGCCTCCACCAGTTCTACTTCAAAACGGAATACTAGCATCAGCTTCTTTGACTACTATGAGAGCAAAACTATTCAGACTGAGCCTAACTCGCGCGAACCTACAGTCATCAGTGATAGCCTCAAGCCTCATTTTGATACCCCACATTGGCTTGAG TTACAGAAGAATCCAACTTACCAGCCAAAGCACAAATTTGAAGACATATATGAAAAATGCGACACTCCAACTGCTGACATGGAGAAACTGATagtagcaagagagagagattggaccCCCAACTTGCAGCTAAGCTTGAATAATTCGCACGATGGAGCCGGTGGCAGAAAGGGTCTTGAGGCTGGAAAGGTTGATAATTTTCTCTCACTGTCGCCCCCTCATCCTATGTCTGAGAACCAAGTAGAGTCCTTCAAGATGGAAAGAGATGCTGCAAAAACTGAAATCCAGTTCTTCCCGACAGAAAGCAGCAAGTAA